In one Streptomyces sp. T12 genomic region, the following are encoded:
- a CDS encoding HD domain-containing protein encodes MTETDRPLLSLTDVEAIARAAHATQTDKAGRPYAEHLRAVAEGVRARGGDEEQIAAAWLHDAVEDDALTERRLEEAALSRRTKDIVLAVTKRPGEPPEAYAARILATEGALLVKEADLAHNANPARLAVLDEATRKRLTEKYARMRALLGLVGE; translated from the coding sequence GTGACCGAGACTGACCGACCCCTGCTGTCCCTCACCGACGTGGAGGCCATCGCCCGCGCCGCCCACGCGACCCAGACCGACAAGGCCGGACGGCCCTACGCCGAGCACCTGAGGGCCGTCGCCGAAGGCGTACGCGCGCGCGGCGGCGACGAAGAGCAGATCGCGGCGGCCTGGCTGCACGACGCCGTGGAGGACGACGCGCTGACCGAACGCCGACTGGAAGAAGCCGCACTGAGCCGTCGCACGAAGGACATCGTGCTGGCGGTCACCAAACGGCCCGGAGAGCCGCCCGAGGCCTACGCCGCACGCATCCTCGCCACCGAGGGCGCACTGCTGGTGAAGGAAGCGGACCTGGCGCACAACGCGAACCCGGCCCGCCTCGCGGTCCTCGACGAGGCCACCCGCAAACGACTGACCGAGAAGTACGCACGGATGCGCGCACTTCTCGGTCTGGTAGGCGAGTGA
- a CDS encoding PP2C family protein-serine/threonine phosphatase: MAAGRERRTAAETFTARLKMQWHRARVGVRRSAVDYFRGDGSDWIALAGLLLTVPLICAVTMANPVWFSPAALVLPIVAGGLLLRPASLLGLYAAAATALIVESVQLGPYTEGPSRVTPGVVLVVAACGFFGLLIAQFRSRVGVPWRRGGTMLFDLRERIRVQSKLPSLPHGWHREMALRPAGGQSFSGDFVVAARTNGGRTLEVVLTDVSGKGMDAGSRALLLSGAFGGLLGSLPPHAFLPAANGYLLRQDWDEGFATSIHLVLDLDSGDYELYSAGHPPGLQLSAGSGRWEEKAAEGPLLGVYDGAQFDPVKGTLRPGDVLMLFTDGLVETSDRDIVEGIDRLTGEADRYVAGGFHGAAWHLIEAVARDVNDDRALLLICREGPTTTTTTR; encoded by the coding sequence ATGGCAGCAGGACGAGAGCGGCGCACGGCGGCCGAGACGTTCACGGCCCGGTTGAAGATGCAGTGGCACCGGGCCCGCGTCGGCGTGCGCAGAAGCGCGGTGGACTACTTCCGCGGCGACGGCTCGGACTGGATCGCACTGGCCGGCCTGCTCCTCACGGTTCCCCTGATCTGTGCCGTGACGATGGCCAACCCGGTGTGGTTCTCCCCGGCCGCGCTGGTCCTCCCCATCGTCGCGGGCGGCCTGCTGCTGCGCCCGGCGAGCCTGCTGGGCCTGTACGCGGCGGCGGCGACGGCGCTGATCGTGGAGTCGGTGCAGCTCGGGCCGTACACGGAGGGCCCGTCCCGCGTCACCCCGGGCGTGGTCCTGGTCGTGGCGGCGTGCGGTTTCTTCGGTCTCCTCATCGCGCAGTTCCGCAGCCGGGTGGGCGTGCCCTGGCGGCGCGGCGGCACGATGCTCTTCGACCTGCGCGAACGCATCCGCGTCCAGAGCAAGCTGCCGAGCCTGCCGCACGGCTGGCATCGCGAGATGGCGCTGCGCCCGGCGGGCGGTCAGTCCTTCTCGGGCGACTTCGTGGTGGCGGCCCGCACCAACGGCGGCCGCACGCTGGAGGTCGTCCTGACGGACGTGTCCGGCAAGGGTATGGACGCCGGCTCACGCGCCCTCCTCCTCTCCGGAGCCTTCGGTGGCCTCCTGGGCAGCCTGCCCCCGCACGCGTTCCTGCCGGCGGCCAACGGCTACCTGCTCCGCCAGGACTGGGACGAGGGCTTCGCCACGTCGATCCACCTGGTCCTGGACCTGGACTCGGGCGACTACGAGCTCTACTCGGCGGGCCATCCACCGGGCCTGCAACTGAGCGCGGGCAGCGGCCGCTGGGAGGAGAAGGCAGCCGAGGGCCCCCTCCTCGGCGTGTACGACGGCGCCCAGTTCGACCCCGTGAAGGGCACGCTCCGTCCCGGCGACGTGCTGATGCTCTTCACGGACGGCCTGGTCGAAACGTCCGACCGCGACATCGTCGAGGGCATCGACCGCCTCACCGGCGAGGCCGACCGCTATGTCGCCGGCGGCTTCCACGGAGCGGCCTGGCACCTCATCGAAGCGGTCGCGAGGGACGTCAACGACGACAGGGCGCTCCTACTGATCTGCCGCGAGGGCCCAACGACAACGACAACAACACGCTGA
- a CDS encoding serine/threonine-protein kinase → MGRVWRAVDEILDRLVAVKEMRIDGLDPEDTRTRRERTLREARATARIDHPNVVRVYDVVDEGERLWIVMELVAGRSLERIMAEEGPLGPSEAARIGLGLVAALRQVHARGVLHRDIKPGNVLVESEVARGRGRVVLTDFGIAAIQDAKALTMVGMLVGSPDYMAPERISGRPQGPPSDIWSLGATLSAALAGRSPFSRDTTLATLHAVLYEEPELPPTAGPLRDILAALLEKDPSIRPGLDDLETALQPVAFPAPTPTPTMPVVGGGVPREGTEEQAGGGGEPAPVTGEQWRAAAEAGPVSGLVGGLVGAQGAEAVPEPEPAPESEPESEAVRRPEPVHRPDPEAAHGPEPGRPEPAPAPRQPEAVHDAIPPHPSTPTEDIRTERVQTERAQTERTRNATTDPRRDAPSPTPEIPETPRLPNASTELASEARSEVRSPTPTSNSTGPAPRRTGISLARAEAVTERRPAPEPELVPGAARSYHAMPPGELPGPAVPAHPRPRRGRRRTGLIAAVGIVAAGVVVAVVLATDSGSPKDNQAGPASSPSSPGGTPSATVEGTSRPQSLPPGARREAGGFAWAPPEGWRRDVKTGSEVHYTSPDAKQELAAKSSLARDDLMDSWTKSEENAQQGQYRKIRLERTTFRGYPAVVWEYTFTLQGDPWHAQLLGFTVDGTSYQINTWYQPDIEAQALNTYEKVRDSFTVL, encoded by the coding sequence ATGGGGCGCGTGTGGCGAGCGGTCGACGAAATACTCGATCGCCTGGTCGCCGTGAAGGAGATGCGCATCGACGGCCTCGACCCGGAGGACACGCGCACGCGCCGTGAACGCACCCTGCGCGAGGCGAGGGCGACGGCGAGGATCGACCACCCCAACGTCGTACGGGTCTACGACGTGGTCGACGAGGGCGAACGCCTGTGGATCGTCATGGAGTTGGTGGCCGGCCGCTCCCTGGAACGCATCATGGCGGAGGAGGGCCCCCTCGGCCCGTCCGAGGCGGCCCGGATCGGCCTGGGCCTGGTGGCGGCCCTGCGCCAGGTCCACGCCCGAGGCGTACTCCACCGGGACATCAAGCCGGGCAACGTCCTGGTGGAGTCGGAAGTGGCGCGCGGGCGGGGCCGGGTGGTCCTGACCGACTTCGGCATCGCGGCGATCCAGGACGCGAAGGCCCTCACCATGGTCGGCATGCTGGTCGGCTCCCCCGACTACATGGCCCCCGAACGCATATCCGGCCGCCCCCAGGGCCCCCCGTCCGACATCTGGTCCCTGGGCGCCACCCTGAGCGCGGCCCTCGCCGGCCGCTCCCCCTTCTCCCGCGACACGACCCTGGCAACCCTGCACGCGGTCCTGTACGAGGAGCCCGAACTCCCCCCGACCGCAGGCCCGTTGCGGGACATCCTCGCCGCGCTCCTGGAGAAGGACCCGTCGATCCGCCCCGGCCTGGACGACCTGGAGACGGCCCTGCAGCCGGTGGCGTTCCCGGCGCCGACGCCGACGCCGACGATGCCGGTGGTCGGGGGAGGGGTGCCCCGGGAGGGCACAGAAGAACAGGCCGGTGGGGGAGGCGAGCCCGCGCCGGTTACGGGGGAGCAGTGGAGGGCGGCGGCGGAGGCTGGGCCGGTGAGTGGTCTGGTGGGTGGGCTAGTGGGTGCCCAAGGGGCCGAAGCGGTGCCTGAGCCCGAGCCTGCGCCCGAGTCCGAGCCCGAGTCCGAAGCCGTACGTCGGCCCGAACCCGTACACCGCCCCGACCCCGAAGCCGCACACGGACCCGAACCCGGCCGCCCCGAGCCTGCGCCCGCCCCCCGGCAGCCGGAAGCCGTGCACGACGCGATACCGCCACACCCCTCGACGCCGACCGAGGACATACGAACTGAGCGCGTACAAACGGAGCGCGCACAAACCGAGCGAACCCGAAACGCCACCACCGACCCCCGGCGGGACGCCCCCTCCCCGACCCCGGAGATCCCGGAGACCCCAAGACTCCCCAACGCCTCCACCGAACTCGCCTCCGAGGCCCGTTCCGAGGTGCGCTCACCCACCCCGACAAGCAATTCCACGGGCCCCGCACCCCGCCGCACCGGCATCTCCCTGGCCCGCGCCGAAGCGGTGACCGAGCGACGGCCGGCCCCGGAACCGGAACTCGTGCCCGGCGCCGCCCGGTCGTACCACGCCATGCCGCCCGGCGAGCTCCCCGGCCCCGCAGTCCCGGCCCACCCCCGACCCCGCCGCGGGCGTCGTCGTACCGGCCTCATAGCCGCCGTCGGAATCGTCGCGGCGGGCGTCGTCGTGGCGGTCGTCCTGGCGACCGACTCCGGTTCACCCAAGGACAATCAGGCAGGGCCCGCGTCATCGCCGTCCTCCCCGGGCGGCACCCCGTCCGCCACGGTCGAGGGCACATCGAGGCCGCAGAGCTTGCCGCCCGGAGCGCGCCGGGAGGCGGGCGGGTTCGCGTGGGCGCCGCCCGAGGGCTGGCGGCGGGACGTCAAGACGGGTTCGGAGGTGCACTACACCTCACCGGACGCGAAACAGGAACTCGCCGCCAAGTCGTCCTTGGCCCGCGACGACCTGATGGACTCCTGGACGAAGTCGGAGGAGAACGCCCAGCAGGGTCAGTACCGCAAGATCCGCCTGGAACGGACGACGTTCCGCGGGTACCCGGCGGTCGTCTGGGAGTACACCTTCACCCTCCAGGGCGACCCCTGGCACGCCCAGCTGCTGGGCTTCACCGTGGACGGCACGTCGTACCAGATCAACACGTGGTACCAGCCGGACATCGAGGCACAGGCCCTCAATACCTACGAGAAGGTGAGGGACAGCTTCACGGTGCTGTGA
- a CDS encoding acyltransferase family protein produces the protein MTDSLRPHGHTRAPLPPAQSPADGVPSPRSPQSQKTQAHNRPASSGAKQRDAFFDNAKYLAIVLVAIGHAWEPIKGDSRILEAVYTVVYTFHMPAFIIISGFFSRSFDASPNRLKRLITGVAVPYIVFETAYPLFKRWIDEDPSQDISLLDPWYLTWFLCALFIWRMTTPIWKMVRWPLPLALGLAMAATVAPEIGDDLDLQRVLQFLPYFVLGLIMKPEHFHMVRTRTVRILSVPVGAVALAFGWWAVPRMNTAWFYHRDAAQELHAPWWSGPVMVLAMFGCSLLLTACFFAWVPRRHMWFTALGAGTLYGYLLHGFVVKAGDYQGWFDHAWLQRPLGEIFVTVCAAVGVTLLCTKPVQRVFRFAMEPKMDWAFKRDAAELAREREKREGAAMREKVNA, from the coding sequence GTGACGGACTCGCTGCGACCGCACGGCCACACCAGAGCGCCACTCCCCCCGGCACAGTCGCCGGCGGACGGAGTGCCGAGTCCGCGCTCACCGCAGAGCCAGAAGACTCAGGCGCACAACAGACCAGCGTCCAGCGGTGCCAAGCAGCGCGACGCGTTCTTCGACAACGCCAAGTACCTGGCGATCGTGCTCGTCGCCATAGGCCACGCCTGGGAGCCGATCAAGGGCGACAGCCGGATCCTGGAGGCCGTGTACACCGTCGTGTACACCTTCCACATGCCGGCGTTCATCATCATCTCCGGCTTCTTCTCGCGCAGTTTCGACGCCAGCCCGAACCGGCTGAAGCGCCTGATCACCGGCGTCGCGGTGCCGTACATCGTCTTCGAGACGGCCTATCCGCTCTTCAAGCGCTGGATCGACGAGGACCCGAGCCAGGACATCAGTCTCCTGGACCCGTGGTACCTGACGTGGTTCCTGTGCGCGCTGTTCATCTGGCGGATGACCACCCCCATCTGGAAGATGGTGCGCTGGCCGCTGCCGCTCGCGCTCGGCCTCGCCATGGCGGCGACGGTCGCGCCGGAGATCGGCGACGACCTGGACCTGCAGCGGGTGCTGCAGTTCCTGCCGTACTTCGTGCTGGGCCTGATCATGAAGCCCGAGCACTTCCACATGGTGCGCACGCGCACGGTGCGGATCCTGTCCGTGCCGGTGGGCGCGGTGGCGCTGGCCTTCGGCTGGTGGGCGGTGCCGCGCATGAACACCGCGTGGTTCTACCACCGTGACGCCGCGCAGGAGCTGCACGCCCCGTGGTGGAGCGGGCCGGTCATGGTGCTGGCGATGTTCGGCTGCTCGCTGCTGCTGACGGCCTGCTTCTTCGCCTGGGTGCCGCGCCGCCACATGTGGTTCACGGCGCTCGGTGCGGGGACGCTGTACGGCTATCTGCTGCACGGCTTCGTCGTGAAGGCCGGGGACTACCAGGGCTGGTTCGACCACGCCTGGCTGCAGCGCCCGCTCGGCGAGATCTTCGTCACCGTCTGCGCGGCCGTCGGTGTCACGCTGCTGTGCACCAAGCCCGTGCAGCGGGTGTTCCGGTTCGCGATGGAGCCCAAGATGGACTGGGCGTTCAAGCGGGACGCGGCGGAGCTGGCCCGTGAGCGTGAGAAGCGCGAGGGTGCGGCCATGCGCGAGAAGGTCAACGCCTGA
- a CDS encoding Fpg/Nei family DNA glycosylase gives MPEGHTIHRLAQDYAAAFLGTTPHVTSPQGKFSDAAQLLTGSELTHTEAHGKHLFLGFRAADWIHIHLGLFGKVNFGDTPAPPPTDTVRLRLANSTAYVDLRGPTTCALITHPEKQAIHDRLGPDPLRAGADPHQAYRRISRSRTTIAALLMDQKVIAGVGNVYRAEVLFRHRIDPYRAGKDITPAQWDAIWTDLVDLMREGVRNNRIDTVRPEHTPEAMGRPPRVDDHGGEVYVYRRANRPCHICSGEIRTADLAARNLFWCPNCQTP, from the coding sequence GTGCCCGAGGGCCACACCATCCACCGGCTGGCCCAGGACTACGCCGCCGCATTCCTCGGCACGACCCCCCACGTCACCAGCCCCCAGGGCAAGTTCTCGGACGCCGCACAACTCCTCACCGGCTCAGAACTCACCCACACCGAGGCCCACGGCAAACACCTCTTCCTCGGCTTCCGAGCCGCCGACTGGATCCACATCCACCTCGGCCTCTTCGGCAAGGTCAACTTCGGCGACACCCCCGCACCCCCACCCACGGACACCGTCCGCCTCCGCCTCGCGAACAGCACCGCATACGTAGATCTCCGCGGCCCCACCACCTGCGCCCTGATCACGCACCCCGAGAAGCAGGCGATACACGACCGCCTCGGCCCCGACCCCCTCCGCGCCGGCGCCGACCCGCACCAGGCATACCGACGCATCTCCCGCAGCCGTACGACGATCGCCGCCCTGCTCATGGACCAGAAGGTCATCGCGGGCGTCGGCAACGTCTACCGCGCCGAGGTCCTCTTCCGGCACCGCATCGACCCGTACCGCGCCGGCAAGGACATCACCCCCGCGCAGTGGGACGCCATCTGGACGGACCTCGTCGACCTCATGCGCGAGGGCGTCCGCAACAACCGCATCGACACCGTCCGCCCGGAGCACACCCCGGAGGCGATGGGCCGCCCACCGCGCGTCGACGACCACGGCGGCGAGGTCTACGTCTACCGCCGGGCCAACCGGCCCTGCCACATCTGCAGCGGCGAGATCCGCACCGCCGACCTCGCCGCCCGCAACCTCTTCTGGTGCCCGAACTGCCAGACACCGTAG
- a CDS encoding biotin transporter BioY, whose amino-acid sequence MSTAAATARPGEVLADLLPASRVRDAALVLGGAALTGLAAQISVPVPGSPVPVTGQTLAVLLVGTALGAGRGFLSLALYALAGIAGVPWFADGTSGAAAPSFGYILGMILASTVVGALARRGADRTALRTAGAMLLGEAIIYAVGVPYLALATGMSASAAIAAGLTPFLIGDALKAALAMGALPTTWKLLNR is encoded by the coding sequence ATGAGCACCGCTGCCGCCACCGCCCGTCCCGGCGAGGTCCTCGCCGACCTGCTCCCCGCCTCCCGCGTCCGGGACGCGGCCCTCGTCCTCGGCGGCGCCGCGCTCACCGGCCTCGCGGCCCAGATCTCCGTTCCCGTGCCCGGCTCCCCGGTGCCGGTGACCGGCCAGACCCTCGCGGTGCTGCTGGTCGGCACGGCCCTCGGCGCCGGCCGCGGCTTCCTCTCCCTCGCGCTGTACGCGCTGGCGGGCATCGCGGGCGTGCCGTGGTTCGCGGACGGCACCTCGGGCGCCGCGGCCCCGTCCTTCGGCTACATCCTCGGCATGATCCTCGCCTCCACCGTCGTCGGCGCCCTGGCCCGCCGCGGCGCCGACCGCACCGCGCTGCGCACGGCGGGCGCGATGCTGCTGGGCGAGGCGATCATCTACGCCGTCGGCGTCCCCTACCTGGCCCTCGCCACCGGCATGTCGGCGTCCGCCGCGATCGCGGCCGGCCTCACCCCGTTCCTGATCGGCGACGCCCTCAAGGCGGCCCTGGCGATGGGCGCGCTGCCCACCACCTGGAAGCTGCTCAACCGCTGA
- a CDS encoding ribose-5-phosphate isomerase yields the protein MRVYLGSDHAGFELKNHLVEWLRAAGHDPVDCGPHIYDAQDDYPPFCLRAAEKTAADPDSLGIVIGGSGNGEQIAANKVKGVRAALAWSEETASLGRQHNNANVVAVGARMHTPDEATKFVETFLSTPYSGDERHTRRINMLADYETTGDLPPIPPHHPQQ from the coding sequence ATGCGCGTGTATCTCGGCTCCGACCATGCGGGCTTCGAACTCAAGAACCACCTCGTCGAGTGGCTCAGGGCGGCGGGCCACGACCCGGTCGACTGCGGCCCCCACATCTACGACGCCCAGGACGACTACCCGCCCTTCTGCCTCCGTGCGGCGGAGAAGACGGCCGCGGACCCCGACTCCCTCGGCATCGTGATCGGCGGCTCGGGCAACGGCGAGCAGATCGCCGCGAACAAGGTGAAGGGCGTGCGCGCGGCGCTGGCCTGGAGCGAGGAGACGGCGTCGCTGGGCCGCCAGCACAACAACGCGAACGTCGTCGCGGTGGGTGCGCGCATGCACACGCCGGACGAGGCGACGAAGTTCGTGGAGACGTTCCTCAGCACCCCCTACTCGGGTGACGAGCGCCACACCCGCCGCATCAACATGCTCGCGGACTACGAAACGACGGGCGACCTCCCCCCGATCCCCCCGCACCACCCCCAGCAGTAG
- a CDS encoding GNAT family N-acetyltransferase: MAKDSASHAGHSGRPELRVLRQDEWDIWYDTLIRAFGGVPESSEERELWNSLTEPDRFIGAWDGDACVGTAGAFSFRLTVPGGASVPAAGVTMVGVAATHRRRGLLTSMMRRQLEDVRAWGWPLAVLTASEPEIYGRFGYGVGTLQVNVEIDTTRVRLSVPPGTDDVRLRYAVPADVLDACEAVYARKVSARPGMLARLPGWERLGLLDPESERSGGSPLQCVLAERDGEVVGYARFHVRPEWDAGGPKGAVQLRDTQALDPAAEAALWRFLFGIDLTSTVKAYGRPMDEAWLHQVSDIRRCALRVRDSLHVRLVDVGAALQARTYQAPVDVVFEVEDAFCPWNSGRWRLSGDGKGASCERTTDSADLSLSVRELGSAYLGGVSLGALGSAGRVRELRQGALAEASVGFASTVAPWLPHGF; the protein is encoded by the coding sequence ATGGCGAAAGACAGTGCGAGCCACGCCGGGCACTCCGGCCGTCCCGAGCTGCGGGTGCTGCGGCAGGACGAGTGGGACATCTGGTACGACACCCTGATCCGCGCCTTCGGCGGGGTCCCGGAGTCGTCCGAGGAGCGGGAGTTGTGGAACTCGCTCACCGAGCCCGACCGTTTCATCGGCGCCTGGGACGGGGACGCGTGCGTGGGCACGGCGGGGGCCTTCAGCTTCCGGCTGACCGTGCCGGGTGGCGCGTCGGTGCCCGCGGCCGGCGTCACCATGGTCGGCGTCGCCGCCACGCACCGCCGGCGCGGTCTCCTGACGTCGATGATGCGCCGACAGCTGGAGGATGTGCGTGCGTGGGGCTGGCCGCTCGCCGTACTGACCGCCTCCGAGCCGGAGATCTACGGCCGGTTCGGGTACGGCGTCGGCACCTTGCAGGTCAACGTCGAGATCGACACGACCCGCGTCCGGCTGTCCGTGCCGCCCGGCACCGATGACGTACGTCTGCGCTACGCCGTACCGGCCGACGTCCTCGATGCGTGCGAGGCGGTGTACGCGCGCAAGGTGTCCGCCCGGCCGGGGATGCTCGCGCGACTGCCCGGCTGGGAGCGGCTCGGGCTGCTCGACCCGGAGAGCGAGCGGAGCGGCGGGTCGCCGCTGCAGTGCGTGCTCGCGGAACGGGACGGTGAGGTCGTCGGGTACGCGCGCTTCCACGTCAGGCCGGAGTGGGATGCCGGCGGGCCCAAGGGCGCTGTCCAGCTGCGGGACACCCAGGCCCTCGACCCGGCGGCGGAGGCGGCGCTGTGGCGGTTCCTGTTCGGCATCGACCTGACGTCCACGGTGAAGGCGTACGGGCGGCCGATGGACGAGGCGTGGCTGCACCAGGTGTCGGACATCCGGCGGTGTGCGCTGCGTGTGCGGGACTCGTTGCACGTACGGCTGGTGGATGTCGGGGCGGCGCTTCAGGCGCGGACGTATCAGGCGCCGGTGGACGTGGTGTTCGAGGTCGAGGACGCCTTCTGTCCCTGGAACTCGGGGCGTTGGCGGCTGTCCGGGGACGGCAAGGGTGCGTCGTGCGAGCGTACGACGGACTCGGCCGATCTCTCTTTGTCCGTACGGGAGTTGGGCTCGGCCTACCTCGGCGGCGTGAGCCTGGGCGCGCTGGGCTCTGCCGGGCGGGTGCGGGAGCTGCGGCAGGGGGCGCTGGCGGAGGCGTCGGTCGGGTTCGCGTCGACTGTGGCGCCGTGGTTGCCGCACGGGTTCTGA
- a CDS encoding amino acid permease: MTSQPTQKTAGPAAGGHGLQAGLKNRHLSMIAIGGVIGAGLFVGSSSGIATAGPGILLSYALVGTLVVLVMRMLGEMSAANPTSGSFSAHADRALGPWAGFSIGWLYWFFWVVVLAVEATAGAEILEGWIPSVPQWGWALIVMVVLTATNLVSVGSYGEFEFWFAGIKVVAIAAFIVVGGLAVFGLLPGVDSDQAGLANLTDHGGFLPNGAGAILTGVLLVVFSFMGSEIATLAAGESENPQRAVTKATNSIIWRVAVFYLGSIFVVVALLPWDSKAIADKGSYVAALDSLGIPHAGQIMNFIVLTSVLSCLNSGLYTASRMAFSLGQRGDAPKAFSRTTGNGVPRTAILVSVVFGFVAVFFNYKFPDSVFLFLVNSSGAVALFVWLVICFSQLRMRKIIQAEAPEKLVVKMWLYPYLTWATAALIVFVLGYMLTDTEHDGRKTVLLSLLVAAVVLVVAFVKQKVGHERAAVAGAAASDAARDEVKTG, encoded by the coding sequence ATGACTTCGCAGCCGACTCAGAAGACGGCCGGACCGGCCGCCGGCGGCCACGGCCTACAGGCCGGACTCAAGAACCGCCATCTGTCCATGATCGCCATCGGTGGTGTCATCGGCGCCGGACTCTTCGTCGGGTCCAGCTCCGGTATCGCCACCGCCGGCCCCGGCATCCTCCTGTCCTACGCCCTCGTCGGCACGCTCGTGGTGCTGGTGATGCGGATGCTCGGTGAGATGTCCGCCGCCAACCCGACGTCCGGGTCGTTCTCCGCCCACGCGGACCGGGCGCTCGGGCCCTGGGCCGGTTTCTCCATCGGCTGGCTGTACTGGTTCTTCTGGGTGGTCGTGCTGGCCGTCGAGGCGACCGCAGGTGCGGAGATCCTGGAGGGCTGGATCCCGTCCGTCCCGCAGTGGGGCTGGGCCCTGATAGTGATGGTGGTGCTGACGGCCACCAACCTCGTCTCCGTCGGGTCGTACGGCGAGTTCGAGTTCTGGTTCGCGGGCATCAAGGTCGTCGCGATCGCCGCGTTCATCGTCGTCGGCGGACTGGCCGTGTTCGGGCTGCTGCCGGGCGTCGACAGCGACCAGGCCGGGCTGGCGAATCTGACCGACCACGGGGGCTTCCTGCCCAACGGCGCCGGCGCCATCCTCACCGGTGTGCTGCTCGTCGTCTTCTCCTTCATGGGCAGCGAGATCGCCACCCTCGCCGCCGGTGAGTCCGAGAACCCGCAGCGTGCCGTCACCAAGGCCACCAACAGCATCATCTGGCGGGTCGCCGTCTTCTACCTCGGCTCGATCTTCGTCGTGGTGGCCCTGCTGCCCTGGGACAGCAAGGCCATCGCCGACAAGGGCAGTTACGTCGCCGCGCTGGACTCGCTCGGCATCCCGCATGCCGGTCAGATCATGAACTTCATCGTGCTGACCTCGGTGCTGTCCTGTCTCAACTCCGGCCTCTACACCGCCTCCCGCATGGCCTTCTCGCTCGGCCAGCGCGGGGACGCGCCGAAGGCCTTCTCCCGCACGACCGGCAACGGCGTGCCGCGGACGGCGATCCTCGTGTCCGTCGTGTTCGGCTTCGTGGCGGTCTTCTTCAACTACAAGTTCCCGGACTCCGTCTTCCTCTTCCTGGTCAACTCCTCCGGTGCGGTCGCGCTGTTCGTCTGGCTGGTGATCTGCTTCTCGCAGCTGCGCATGCGGAAGATCATCCAGGCCGAGGCGCCGGAGAAGCTGGTCGTGAAGATGTGGCTGTACCCGTATCTGACCTGGGCGACGGCCGCCCTGATCGTGTTCGTGCTCGGCTACATGCTGACCGACACCGAGCACGACGGCCGGAAGACCGTGCTGCTGTCGCTGCTGGTGGCCGCCGTCGTACTGGTCGTCGCCTTCGTGAAGCAGAAGGTCGGCCACGAGCGCGCGGCGGTTGCCGGGGCGGCTGCCTCGGACGCGGCGCGCGACGAGGTCAAGACCGGCTGA